In a single window of the Bradyrhizobium erythrophlei genome:
- a CDS encoding thermonuclease family protein: MVAPVTTMEFCARRAAIPLCAIMLVAAAVGPAIAAGCAFEPQGEGRVAAVVDARSFRLEDGREVRLAGIEPAAGEKTNANRAAALAAIVAGREVTLSGEDDAPDRYGRQPALVFLAPSGDLVQGLLLAQGEALVSTTVTDKDCAAVLTAAEAEARQAKRGTWADPAVIKNAESPGDILTGIGRFTVVEGKVLSVRQAGTTTYLNFGRNWTRDFAVTISRRMLAAFESAGIVLKSLENRRIRVRGFIEARGGPRIDLLRVGQIELLGGN; encoded by the coding sequence ATGGTCGCACCGGTGACAACGATGGAATTCTGCGCACGCCGCGCAGCAATCCCGCTGTGTGCGATCATGCTGGTTGCCGCCGCAGTCGGTCCGGCAATCGCGGCGGGATGCGCCTTCGAACCGCAGGGTGAAGGCCGCGTCGCCGCTGTCGTCGACGCGCGCAGCTTTCGCCTCGAGGATGGCCGCGAGGTACGGCTTGCCGGCATCGAGCCGGCGGCGGGCGAAAAGACAAATGCGAACCGGGCTGCGGCGCTGGCTGCGATCGTTGCGGGGCGTGAGGTGACGTTATCGGGCGAAGATGATGCGCCCGACCGTTACGGCCGTCAGCCGGCCCTCGTGTTTCTCGCGCCCTCGGGGGATTTGGTGCAGGGTCTGTTGCTGGCGCAGGGCGAGGCGCTGGTATCGACCACGGTGACCGACAAGGACTGTGCGGCGGTCCTGACCGCGGCTGAAGCGGAGGCGCGCCAGGCCAAACGGGGAACCTGGGCCGATCCCGCGGTCATAAAAAACGCGGAAAGTCCGGGCGATATTTTGACCGGGATCGGGCGGTTTACGGTGGTCGAGGGCAAGGTTTTGTCCGTGCGGCAGGCCGGGACAACGACTTACCTGAATTTCGGTCGGAACTGGACACGGGACTTTGCTGTGACTATTTCAAGGCGCATGCTGGCGGCGTTCGAGTCTGCCGGAATAGTCCTTAAGTCCCTCGAAAATCGGCGGATTCGGGTCCGCGGCTTTATCGAGGCGCGGGGTGGGCCGCGAATCGACCTGCTCCGGGTGGGGCAGATTGAGTTGCTTGGCGGGAATTAG